In Candidatus Fusobacterium pullicola, the DNA window TAAATAAAATCTATTTCTTCCAAAGTCTTTATAAATATATTCTGTAGGAGCTGCCTCTTTCTTTCCACCTTCATAATCTACATCTGCTGTTAAAGTTATTCTAGCTTCTGTTGAAAGTGTTAATTTTTCCCCTTTATATAAGTCAGCATATAATCTGATTTGGTTTTCTAAATATTCTGTCTTATCTCCATCTACTGTATTTCCTATTGATTTCCAGTAGTTTACAAACCATGCTGCCTTAAAAGCACCATAACTAACTCCCACTGGGAAAATTTCTGCCTCTAAGTTGTCATTTCCATTTCCATTTACAGATTGATACCAAATATCTGCAGCTCCAAATACCATTCCATAATTCCATGCTGCTCTTCCATAATATCTATCATAGTCAGATTGTCCTCTATATCTAAATCCTAGATGTAAATTTTCATTTACTTTATTCCAAACATCAAACTGCATTCTTCCATTTGTACTATCAAATCCATTATCTGTATCAATTGTCCACATTTTTCCAGCTTGAACTGCAAACGACCAGTCTTCATAAGATAGTCCTACAGTTGTAGTAAATGTAGTAGCTCCTATATCCCCATTTGTGCTTCCAGATACATTTTCTATCTCTAATTCTTGTCCTATATTTGTAACTTTTAATGCAGGTGCTTCTGCCATTGCTCCTACTGATATAACTCCCATAGCTGCTAATAATAGTGCTAATCTTTTCATAATTTTATCCTCCCAATTTATCTATAAAATTATTGTGACAAAATTTTATCTCCCAATTCATTTTTTCATCATAATATAATCACAAACTATTTTTTAGAAAAAATCAAGATATTTTTTATTTTCCACATATTTTTACATTCTTTTTTTAATTTTTATGTTTTATTTTAAAATTTAATGTTGACTTAAGGAATAAAAAGTTGTATTATTATATCAAGATATTTATTGTTCGCGAGTACAATTTAAAGTTATTTGGAGGGGTATTATGAAAAAATTTTTATTTACTGCTATAGTAACATCATTAATTTTAGCTGGTTGCTCATCTACAAACATTGTTAACAATCCAAAAAGTGATAAAAAAATCACATGGGAAGTTGGTGGACATCTTCCAGCACAAAAAGGTTATGAGAAAAATATTGGAACAGCTGGGGTATTATATGGTTCTCTTGAGGGGAAATATATCGTTGTTGGTGGAGGAGCAAACTTTCCTATAAAACCAACTGCTGAGGGTGGTCCTAAAGTTATGTATTCTGACGTTTATCTATTAACAGATAATAACGGAGAAGTTACAGTTGTAGAACATACTAATCTACCTCATGAAATTGGATATGGAGCATCTGTTACTACACCTCAAGGAGTTTACTATATAGGTGGAGCTGCCAATGCTGAACAGGACAATGATATCTGGTTCTTATCTATGGATATAGGAAAACTAAAAATGGAAAAAATTGGGGATCTGCCTTTCACTTTCCAAAATGGTGGAGCTATTGAAAAAGATGGTAAACTCTATGTTTATACTGGAAAACAAGCTGGACAAGCTTCTAACAAATTCTACTCTTATGACTTAACTACAAAAGAGGTTAAAGAGTTACCACCTGTTCCCGGAGAAACTAGAACTCAATCTGTTTCTCAACTTTTAAATGGTGAACTTTATGTATTTGGTGGTGGAAACTCTAAAGCATTTGTAGATGGATATAAATATAATTTTGATACTAATACTTGGACTGAGGTTGCCCCAGTTATAATTGATGGCAAAGAGGTGTCAGTATTAGGAGCTAACTCTGTAAAATTAAATGATAGTGAAATGATGGTAATTGGTGGATTTAATAAACAACTTTGGAATGATGCTAACTACTATTTAGGAAACTTAAAAGGAGAAGAGCTTGCTAACTATAAAGCTAAGTATTTTGGAGCAGACCCTTATGAGTTTGGATGGAATAGAGATATATTAATTTATAATGCTTCTACTAATAGTTGGAAATCTATTGGAGAGATTCCATTTGATGCTCCTTGTGGAGAGGGATTAGTTCTAATTGATAACAAAGTTTTCTCTATCAATGGTGAGATTAAACCGGGAATAAGAACTGACAGAGTATTTACTGGTACAATTATCAACAAATAAGTTTTTAATTTTATAAAAATTCTCATAAATGAAAAGAGTTATTGAATAGTTAGAGCTATTCAGTAACTCTTTTTTTATTTAATTATTCTTCCAAAGAAAAAGAGATAGAGCTGACAACTAGGGATAATCAACTCTATCTCTTCGGGAGAGATTTTTTATGTTTATATATATCAATGTTGTTACTAGCATCTTTTTCCCTCTTGGGAGAGAGGGAAAATCTTTGGGGAAAGTTTTATGAAAAAATTATCACTATTATTAATATACTATTTAGACTTCTTTATTCATAAAAAAGTTTAAATATTTTTTATTTTTTTATAAGTAATATTTTTATCTCATCTTTTATTACTTATACTATTTAGACTTCTTTACTCATAAAAAAGTTTAAATATTTTTTTATTTTAACCCTTCAATTTTTTCTAATAATTTATAAACACTTGTTCCTAGACCTTTTGGTACTCCTTCTTCTAATACTGTTATTTTTTTCCCTCTTTCAATAGCTACTTTTATTTTTTCTCTATCATAATCCTCTTTTACAATATGTTTTCTCTTCTTTTTTACCAATGGCACTCCTAAAGCTGCTAATCTCTCTTTAAAATGGTCAGTTGGTTCATATGATTGTTCATTTGTTACTTCATATTTTTTATCTTCATCTGTAATTTCAGAATGATGTAATAATAACCATATCTCAAAAAATGGATTGCTTATAGCATAGCCATAGCCTTTTTCTCTGCATTTATTTAATGTTTCTTTCCATTTTTCCAAATTTTCTGGAGCAGTATTTTCATCCACATCACTTACTATCCAAAATTCGTCATCTGGATGCTTATCAAAATCAAAAATATCTTTCTTTTCTTCCTTATATTTCTCTATTTTTTCTAATAATTGCCATGGTTTACTTTTTCCTAATTCTCTTATCTCTTCTTCCGTTCTATCCCTTTCCTTTTTAACTAATATCTCTTCTTTGATAGAAATAAACTGAATCTTACTTTTTACTTCATCATATATCTCCGTTACTCTGCCAAAATACTCTTCTTCTGTTACATTTCCTTCACAAGATAAAAATATTAACTTATTACTCTCTGGTCTTATCTCTCTTCTTGGAGTTCTTGAAATCTTAAAAGGTTTTCTCCTAGTCGTCTCTACCATATTTTTTCACTCCTTATAACAGGAATTGCTCCAAATCTTCCATTCAAATAATCCTTTAAAGCATTTTGACCCTCTTCTATCGAAAAATTTGAAAATGGTTTTAATTTTGTTTCTCCTAATCTATTTTTTTCAATAAACCAAATCTCATCTTGAATCAAATCATCTAAAGTCAATAAATTTATATCATGACTTGTAAAAAATAACTGGTTATTAAATCCTTCATTTGCTTCTAAAAAATATTGTATTAAATATTTTGAAATTTTTGTATGTAAGCTTCTATCTAATTCATCTATAAAGTACATAGTATTTTTTTTCTCTTCTAGTCTAAACAACATTGGTAACAAATCTACTACCCTTTGAGTTCCATCAGATTCATCATCAATATCGAAATCTACTATCTTATTTTCTAACTTGTGCTCAAATTTTAATTGTCCAAAAGATTTCTCTCCATTTTCTTCTATAAAAATATAGTATTTTCCATTTAATACAACTATTCCATGCTCTGTATCTTCGATATCTTGAACTATTTCTTCTGGAAGTCTTAGTTTCTCTCTTATCTCCTCTAAACTATTTTTTTCTTCAGAGACAGTTACATTGGTTACTCCTGTATCTAAAATTTCCAACTTTTTAGAAATAAATTCTCTCAATAAATTATCTTGTTTTATTCTAATAGGTAATGCTTGCACTTTAGTTGTTGGAAATATTATCTGAATTCTTTTAAACCAATCTATTATTTTACTAGCTATATCATTAGCATTCTCATTTAACTTAGACAAATACAATAAATTTTTTTGTTTTTCTGAAAATCCTTTTACTAAAACTCTTGCTACTTCATTTTCATCTTCATTAAAAAATCTCTTAGAACACTCAGATAATTCTATCTTAGTTATTCCATCTTTGCTAGTCTCTCTTTTAAAAATTGGTTTTAAATCATCTTCAGTCAATATCATCAACCATTCTTCATATACTTGTTTTCTATCTATTACAAATCCATACTCATAGACCTCTCCATCTATATACATCATAAACTGAAAAAGAGATTTATTATCTAATTCTTCTGAATTTCCTTTAAATTGCTCTATTCTTATTGTTTTTTCACTTAGTTGCCCTTCTAATATAAAATTTTTTACAAAAGCTAGTGATTTTATAAAATTTGATTTTCCAGAGGCATTTGGTCCAAAAAATGCAGCTCTTTTCAATACTTCCCAATTTCCATTTCTTGTTTCTAATGTAGATATAAATTTTTTATCTTTAATATCTTTTGAAGGAAACATAGTGAATTCTATTTCTTTTCCTATGGACTTAAAATTTTCTACTATATATCTTAATAACATTTTTTCCTCCCTTCCTTTCCAATTTTATTATACTATATCTCTTTCCAATTTTTAACCATTTTTTATAAAAAAAACTCCAGCTTTTACACTGGAGATTTTCTCAATTATAATACATTGTATTTTTCTATCATAGCTTTCATTCTATTTAATGTTCTTGTTTTACCAATTATAAATAGAACGTTGTATAGGTCAGCACCTCTAGCTTGTCCAGTTATTACCGCTCTTAATGGCATATAAACTTTAGCTGGTCCCTCTCCCATCTCTTCTAATGTAGAGTGTAATAATTCTTTAGCTTCCTCTATTGTGAAGTCCTCTTTTTCCCAAGCTTCAAGTTTTTTCATAAATAACTTGATAGACTCTTTTCCAACTAGGTCAAGGATAGATTCATTTAATTTCTCTACACTTTTTCTCTCTTTTTTGTTCATATCTTCAGTTACTACTGGAAGTTCAAACGTATCTTCAAAGTAAACTGCCGATTCTTTAGCTATCTCTTTTAATGTTTGAGCTGACTCTCTTAAGATTTCTACTATCTTAACAAGAGCTCTATACTCATGTTCAGAAACCTCTTCTCCAACATATCCTAATTGTCTAAAGAAAGGTATAGCTAAATCTGTTAATTCATTTATATCTTTCATTCTCATATGTTGGTTATTTACCCAACCAAGTTTTACAAGGTCAAATACAGGTCCTCCAAGAGAAACTTTATCTATATTAAAGTTATCAATGAACTCTTGTAATGTAAATATTTCTTTGTTTTCTCCAAATGAGTATCCCATTAATCCTAAAAAGTTTACTATTCCCTCTTTTAAATATCCCTCTTCTTTATACCAAATTAAAGATACTGGATTTTTTCTCTTAGATATTTTTGTTCTATCTGCATTTCTAAGTAATGGCATGTGGATAAATTCTGGTTGATCCCATCCAAAAGCTTTGTATAATTGAATATGCTTAGGTGTAGAAGCTATCCACTCTTCAGCTCTTATAACGTGAGTTATTCCCATTAAGTGATCATCTACTACGTTTGCTAGGTGGTAAGTAGGGAATCCATCTGCTTTTAATAGTACTTGGTCATCTATCTTATTATTTTCAAATACTATATCCCCTCTTAATCTATCATGGATAATTGTATCTCCTTCATAAGGCATTTTTAATCTGATTACATATGGTTCTCCTGCTTCTAATTTAGCTTGAATCTCTTCTGGAGTTAACGAACGACAACATCCATCATATCCAGGAGCTTTTCCCATAGCCTTTTGTCTCTCTCTTAATTTATCAAGTCTATCTTGAGTACAGAAACAGTAGTAAGCTCCTCCTTGCTCTACAAGCTTTTTAGCATAGTCTCCATATAGGTGGAATCTTTCTGATTGTCTATATGGTCCATACTCTCCTCCAACATCTGGACCCTCTGCATAATCTAATCCTAACCAGTGAAGAGCATCAAATATCATTTGCTCTGAACCTTCAGTATATCTATTTTGGTCTGTATCCTCTATTCTTAAGATAAAATCTCCATTGTTAGATTTAGCAAAAGCTAGGTTGAATAGTGCTATATAAGCAGTACCTACGTGAGGATCTCCAGTAGGTGATGGAGCTATTCTTGTTCTTACTTTCTTTTCCATTTTATCCTCTCCCATATAAATAATAAATAGTTTTCTCTAAATTCTATCACAATTTTAAATTTTTTTAAAGAGTTATTTGAATTTTTTATCTGACTTTATTCCATCTCAAATATCCATTGATAAAAATATCAATATCTCCGTCCATTACAGCTTTGATATTTCCAGACTCACAGTTTGTTCTATGGTCTTTAACTAAAGTATATGGTTGGAATACATATGAACGTATCTGATTTCCCCAACCGATATCACTCTGTTCTCCCTGTAATTTCTTCAACTCTTCCTCTTTCTTTTTCATCTCTAACTCTATTAATTTAGATTTTAAAAGTTTCATAGCAGTTTCTCTATTATTTAATTGAGATCTCTCTCTTTGACAAGTTACTACTATTCCAGTAGGAAAGTGAGTAATTCTAACAGCTGAGTCAGTCATATTTACGTGTTGTCCACCAGCTCCACTAGCTCTGTAAGTATCTATTCTAATATCTGATGGCTCGATATTTACCTCAATACTATCATCTACCTCTGGTACTACCTCTACAGAAGCAAAAGAAGTATGTCTTTTCTTATTAGCATCAAAAGGTGATATTCTTACTAATCTATGAACTCCCTTTTCACTCTTTAGGTATCCAAAGGCATTCATTCCCTCTACCATAAAAGTTATTGATTTTATACCCACACTATCCCCTGGCATAAAATCCATCTCACTAATCTTATACTTCTTATCACTACACCATCTCGAATACATTCTATACAACATATCAGCCCAATCACAAGCTTCTGTTCCACCAGCTCCAGAGTGTATAGTAACTATTGCGTTGTTAGAGTCATAATCACCATCTAATAGAAGTCTTGTATCAAAATGCTCTACATCTTTTCCTAAGATAAGATGTTTTTCCTCTAGTTCCTCTTGAAAATCTGTTTCTCCTTGTTCTACAAACTCGATAAGTACCTCTTCATTCTCAAGCTCAGTTACTAGATTTTTAAATTCAGCTACTAACTCCTTCTCTCCATTCATCTCTTTTATTATAGCTGAACTTGTTCTTTTATCATTCCAGAAGTTATCCTCCATTGTCTTTTTCTCAAGTTCGGCTATTCTATTTTCTCTCTTTTCTAAGTCAAAGAGACCCCCTAATATCTTCTATCTTTTTTTTGTATTCAGAAAACTCTCTCTTTATATCTAGTATATCCAAAATATCCTCCTATAATCCTAATTTTCTTTTTACATCTTGTAGACTCATTAAGCTATAAATCTCTCCATCTATTGAAACGTTTGGACCTTTTGAACATCTTCCAAAACATCTCTTATTTGTTAACATTATTTTTCCATCTTGAGATAGTCCATTTTTATCTATTTTTAAAAGTGCTGCAATCTCATTAAATATCTCAAATCCACCAGCTGGACCACAACTCATTCCAGTACAGATAGCTACCTCTTTTACATCACTTACTTTACTTCTGAATTTAGGGTAAAAATTTATTGTATTCTCAATAGATATCTCCATTAACCCCGTTTTATCAGCTATAAATTTTTGAACCTCCTTAGGTATACTATCAAGCTTCTCCACAACGAAATTTAGTATCTTTACATCATCTTTCTTATCCTTTAATCCATCTATAAACTCTTCTAACTCTTTATAAAAATCTTTATCCACCATAACAATCCTCTCTTTAAAAATGAAAATTAATCTAATGTTATTAAAATTGCTACAGCTGTAGCATACTCCTTTGAATGAGATATAGAAAGTTCAATTTTTTTATTCCTCATAAAATTTTCTAATTGATTTTTGAAATTTACTACTGGTTTTCCTAATTCATCACTCAATATCTCAATATCAATAAGGTTAAATCCCCTTACACCAGTTCCCATAGCTTTAGATATAGCTTCCTTAGCTGAAAATCTTCCAGCGTAGCTAGCAACCTTTCCAGCCCCTTTTTTTTCTATTAGCTCTATCTCGTTTTCAGTATATACTCTTTTTTTAAAACTCTCATTCTGTATAGCTTTTTCTATTCTAGCTATCTCTACAATATCATTTCCTATACCTAATATCATCTCTATACCTTTTCAAATACATCAATATTTACATCAATAGTAATCTCTAAATTATCTAAGGCAAAAAGTCTATCTACTCCAGCCCTTGGACTTCTCCATTTATATGGAGTCATATCAAAAAGATTTCTTATACTCTCATTTTCAGCTATAAATGATTTTCCAGTACAATTTACAGTTTTACAATGTTTAAAGATTTTTAAATCTTCAACTGGTGAATAAAATTCAGTTCTAACATTTTCATAAACTACCTCTTTTAACTCAAGCAAATGTTTCTCTCCTGTAGATACAACTATCAGTTTACCTCCAGCTTTTAAAACTCTCATCTTCTCCTCTGGAACAATCTTAGCAAACATACAGATTACAAAATCCATACTCTCATTAGCCAGTGGAATATTCATAGCACTTGCTACTAACCACTCTATGTTCTTATATGTTTTAGCTGCACTGATAATTGCTTCTTTTGAGATATCTATACCTATTATGTTACTCTCTACTCCTAAACTCTCTAAAAATCTCTTTATATTTCCAGTATAATATCCCTCTCCACAACCTATATCTAGAATATTTACACTTTTTCTATTTCCAAGATTTTCAAGTATTAAAGAGTTTACTCTATCAGATATTATCTTATAATAATCCTTTTCTAAAAATCTCTTTCTACTTAGTACCATCTCCTTATCATCACCAGGAGTTTTACTATGTTTTTGATTAGAAAGCAAAAGGTTTAAATACCCTTGCTTTCCCATATCAAATGAGTGATTACTCTCACATCTATAAGTTCTTTCATTTTTAATTAACTCTTTTTTACATACAGGACAAATTATCATTTTTTCCCCTTACATCATCTTATAAGCTTTTTTTGTATTTTCATTGGTAGCTTTGGCTACCTCTTCAAAGGTAATTCCCTTTATTTCTGCTATCTTCTCTGCTACATGTTGAACATAGATAGGCTCATTTCTCTTACCTCTGTGAGGAGTTGGAGCCATATATGGACAATCAGTCTCCAATATCAATCTATCTAATGGAATATTCTCTACAACTTTAACAAGAGTTTTAGCATTTTTAAAAGTTAATACCCCACCTATTCCTAAGTAATATCTATCTATAACCTCTTTTGCTGACTCAACAGAACCTGGATAACAGTGAAAAATCCCTCCTACATCAGGAAACTCCTTCAATATTGTAAGTGTATCCTCCATAGCATCTCTTGAGTGTATTACTACAGGTTTTCCAACTTTTCTAGCTAGCTCCATCTGTCTTCTAAAAAACTTTTGTTGTACCTCTTTAGGCTGAGTCATCCAGTGATAGTCCAGCCCTATCTCTCCTATTGCTAGTACTTTATCATTCTTAGCCAACTCCTCTAGCTCTTTTTCTACCTCATCAGAGTACTCTGCTATATCAATCGGGTGTATTCCTACTACAGCATATATAAAGTCATTCTCATTAGCGTACTTTACACTTCTTCTACTACTCTCTATATCATAGCCAATATTTACAGCAAACTCTAAATTCTCTTTTACTCTTTGTAAAACCTCAGCTCTATCCTCATTAAATTGCTCATTATCTAAATGAGCATGTGAATCTATCAACTTCATATTTACTCTCCTAATCACTCATAAAGTAACTATATCAAAAAATTTTTAATCTATTTAATTATATCTTTAAAATCCTCTTCAGTAAATTTGTATCTCTTTCCACAGAAGTGACACTCTGCTTCTAGCTCTTTCTCTTTACTAAATATATCTTTCAATTGATCCTTTCCTAAAGTGATAAGCCCTTTATAAAATTTATCTGCTGAACAGTTACAACTATATTTTACCTCTTTTTCCTCTAATATCTCATATGGCTCTACTAACCTTTCATAAGTTTCATCTGTCATATCTTCATAAAGAAGTTTTGCTATTCTTTTTATATCCATTCCTCCAGCCATAAGTTCTGTCATAGGTCTAATAGCTCCTATTTTCTCTTCTAAAGCTGTTATGAAATCATCTTCTGCTCCAGGTAGAAGTTGTATCATATATCCGCCTGCATACTCAACTGTATTTTCATCCTTTAATTTCACTCCTAAAGCTATAACTGTTGGTGTTTGCTCTGAGTTGTAAAAATAGTAAGCTAAATCTTGAGCTATCTCTCCAGATTGTATCTCTGATAGTCCTACATAAGGTTCCTTTAATCCCATATCCTTGATTATCTTTAAAAATCCTTTTCCTACTAATCCTCCTACATCTGATCTTCCATTATCTTTTAGTGGTACATCAGCTGTTGGATTTGATAAATATCCCTTTACTCCACCATTAGCATCTGCAGTTACTACCATATTATTTAATAGTCCATTTGTATCTGTTCTAAGAGTTAGTACATCATTACCCTTTAGTGTACTTCCCATTATTACTCCTGCTGTAAGTAATCTTCCAAAAGCATCAATAGCTGTTGGACTACATTTATGTATATTTTGTGCCTCTTGAACTATATCTGTTGTATCCACAACAAAAAATCTTGCATTTTTACTTACTCCTCTAATTAATTTTCCCATTTCTCTATCACTCTCTTTCTAAAATTTATCATATTTTATAATTGATTTATATTCTCTATAGTTTTTTTCACTTAATACTTTCATTAAATCTAAGTTACTATTTATTTTCCCATTTTTATTTAGATATTTTCTTATATCCTTTATCTCTCCCTTATCTAATCCATAATAACCTAGTACTACATCACTAGCCTCATTAATATAAAGAGGTTTTTTCTCTATTTGAGTCTTTACTCTCAGTTTTTTTCTCAATTTGTCAAAGGTAGCTTGACCTATCCCCTTTATTCTTTTTAACTCATTAAGATTCTCAAATCCTCCAGTTTCCTCTCTATACTCCACAATAAGAGTCGCTAATTTAGGAGTAACTCCCCCCTTTATAAGTTCCTCTTTAGAAGCTGTATTAACATCTACATATTTACTCTCTTCATCTAAAACATTTTCACTAACTATTATATCAAAACTCTCACTATTTGCAAAAGGATTTCCATAAACTATTCCCAGATTTAATAAAAGAGTAAATGCCACAATTAAAATTTTCTTCATATCTCTAATTTCCCTCACTTTTTATTTTTTAATTTTAAAAACAACTCTTTTTTAGCTCCCATTCTCTCTTCCATCTCTCTTATATAAAGAGCTGGATCCTTAGGGTTTACATATCTTTCAATATAATCTCTATACTCAGTCTCTGGAATAACTATTTTAGTAATAGCTCCTCCACCTAATCCCATAGTAGACTGATTCTCCTCTATCATCTCAATATTAAATACAGACTCACATCCTAATTTTGAATACCCTATATTCTCTCCCCATTCCATTATGTTTTTTTGTCTATATAGATAATATGGATTCATCTCCTTTTTCTCCACTAATTTTCCTATAGCCTCTGTTATAACTTTTCCATCTAGCTCCACTCTTTCTTGACTCTCTTTAAATAGATTTGAAGCTCTTTTAAATGCCAATGTGTGAATTGTTAAATTTTCAATATCAAATTTTTCCAATTCATTAAAAGTAAATAGCACATCTTCAGTTGTCTCATCTGGAAGTCCAACTATTATATCCATATTTATTATAAATCCTATATCTTTTGCTTTTTTATAATATTTTTCAAAATTCTCTCTATCGAATCTTCTATTTACCTTTTTTAAAGTTTCCACCTTAAATGTTTGTGGATTTAAACTTATTCTATCAACACCATACTGCTTAGCTATCTCTAGTTTTCTATCCGTAAGAGTATCCTCTCTTCCAGCTTCAAAGGTAAACTCTCTCACGTCACTCATATCTATATGAGTATTTACAGCTGAAAGTATCGCTTCTAAATCCTCCTCTGTCAATGTGCTTGGGGTTCCACCTCCAATATAGATTGAAGAGATTTTAAAGTTTTCCTCCTTTAGAAACTCTCCTGTTATCTCTATCTCCTTCAGTAGAGTTTTTACAAAATCCTTATAGTATCTTCCAACACCACTATTTATCTCATATGAAGCAAACGAACAGTACTTACACTTAGTTGGACAAAATGGTATCCCTATATATAAATTTATATGCTCTCTATCTAAAAATTCTAGCTCTTTTTTTACAACCTCTATTAAAAGTTCCGTTTTCTCCTCACTAACGATATAGAAATCTTTCATAATCCTTCTTATCTCATCATAACTATAACCTAGAGCTAATAATCTTCTCACTACCTTAGTAGGCCTCACTCCCATAAGACCTCCCCAAGAGTAATTTTTCTTAAAGAATTTTAGTATCAATATCTTTACCATTGTTATCTCTTGGTCTTCAAGTCTTCCATTTTGATCTGGATAGATAAAACTCTCTGTTTCTCCCTCTATAGTTAATGTTATAACTATATTTTCTTGCTCTTTTTTTACCTCTATATCCAATGTTTTCTCTAGAGCTTCTGGAACCATCACTCTAGCAAACTCTTCGATACTTCTATGATTCATTTGAAATGTCGAATTGATTATCACTTTTTCCTCCAATTATCTTAAGTTTTCTCTATACTCTTCTAATGAGATTATACCTTGAGAATATAGCTCTTCCATAGCATTTCTCATTAAAATCATTCCCATTTTTTTATTACTCTCTATCACACTCTCTATTTGATTAAGCTTATTATTCAGTATTAGATTTGTTACTGCTGGAGTTGAAAGAAGTATCTCATAAACACCTCTTCTTTTATTCTCCTTTGTCATTATCAATCTTTGACTAACTATTCCCTTAAGAGTTGTAGCTAATTGTAGTCTTATCTCATTTTGTTCTCCACTTGAGAATACATCTATAATTCTGCTGATAGTTTCCGTTGCTCCATTAGTATGAAGAGTTCCCAACACAAGATGTCCAGTCTCTGCCGCTGTCAATGCTGCCGAGATACTCTCTCTATCCCTCAACTCTCCTACCATAATAACATCTGGATCCTGTCTTAATACACTCTTTAATCCTTGAGCAAAGGAGTAGGTATCTCTTCCAACCTCTCTCTGTCTAATTAAAGATTTATCACTTTTAAATATGTACTCTATAGGGTCTTCTAATGTTATTATATTAAGAGCTTTACTTCTGTTTAACTCCTCTATAATTGAAGCTAAACTTGTACTTTTTCCACTTCCACTAGGTCCAGTTATCAAGATTAATCCCTTTTTTATCTTAATTAATTCTTTTATTATCTTAGGTAATCCTAGTTCATCTAAAGTTTTAATATGGTTTTCTATCACTCTTATAGAGATTGCTATATTTCCCTTTTCCCAATGAAAATTAGCTCTATATCTTAAACCTTTTACATCCTCAAAGCTACAATCTAA includes these proteins:
- the prfB gene encoding peptide chain release factor 2 (programmed frameshift), whose translation is MDILDIKREFSEYKKKIEDIRGSLDLEKRENRIAELEKKTMEDNFWNDKRTSSAIIKEMNGEKELVAEFKNLVTELENEEVLIEFVEQGETDFQEELEEKHLILGKDVEHFDTRLLLDGDYDSNNAIVTIHSGAGGTEACDWADMLYRMYSRWCSDKKYKISEMDFMPGDSVGIKSITFMVEGMNAFGYLKSEKGVHRLVRISPFDANKKRHTSFASVEVVPEVDDSIEVNIEPSDIRIDTYRASGAGGQHVNMTDSAVRITHFPTGIVVTCQRERSQLNNRETAMKLLKSKLIELEMKKKEEELKKLQGEQSDIGWGNQIRSYVFQPYTLVKDHRTNCESGNIKAVMDGDIDIFINGYLRWNKVR
- a CDS encoding glutamate--tRNA ligase; this encodes MEKKVRTRIAPSPTGDPHVGTAYIALFNLAFAKSNNGDFILRIEDTDQNRYTEGSEQMIFDALHWLGLDYAEGPDVGGEYGPYRQSERFHLYGDYAKKLVEQGGAYYCFCTQDRLDKLRERQKAMGKAPGYDGCCRSLTPEEIQAKLEAGEPYVIRLKMPYEGDTIIHDRLRGDIVFENNKIDDQVLLKADGFPTYHLANVVDDHLMGITHVIRAEEWIASTPKHIQLYKAFGWDQPEFIHMPLLRNADRTKISKRKNPVSLIWYKEEGYLKEGIVNFLGLMGYSFGENKEIFTLQEFIDNFNIDKVSLGGPVFDLVKLGWVNNQHMRMKDINELTDLAIPFFRQLGYVGEEVSEHEYRALVKIVEILRESAQTLKEIAKESAVYFEDTFELPVVTEDMNKKERKSVEKLNESILDLVGKESIKLFMKKLEAWEKEDFTIEEAKELLHSTLEEMGEGPAKVYMPLRAVITGQARGADLYNVLFIIGKTRTLNRMKAMIEKYNVL
- a CDS encoding RloB family protein, which codes for MVETTRRKPFKISRTPRREIRPESNKLIFLSCEGNVTEEEYFGRVTEIYDEVKSKIQFISIKEEILVKKERDRTEEEIRELGKSKPWQLLEKIEKYKEEKKDIFDFDKHPDDEFWIVSDVDENTAPENLEKWKETLNKCREKGYGYAISNPFFEIWLLLHHSEITDEDKKYEVTNEQSYEPTDHFKERLAALGVPLVKKKRKHIVKEDYDREKIKVAIERGKKITVLEEGVPKGLGTSVYKLLEKIEGLK
- a CDS encoding NAD(P)H-dependent oxidoreductase subunit E — protein: MVDKDFYKELEEFIDGLKDKKDDVKILNFVVEKLDSIPKEVQKFIADKTGLMEISIENTINFYPKFRSKVSDVKEVAICTGMSCGPAGGFEIFNEIAALLKIDKNGLSQDGKIMLTNKRCFGRCSKGPNVSIDGEIYSLMSLQDVKRKLGL
- a CDS encoding cyclically-permuted mutarotase family protein, which codes for MKKFLFTAIVTSLILAGCSSTNIVNNPKSDKKITWEVGGHLPAQKGYEKNIGTAGVLYGSLEGKYIVVGGGANFPIKPTAEGGPKVMYSDVYLLTDNNGEVTVVEHTNLPHEIGYGASVTTPQGVYYIGGAANAEQDNDIWFLSMDIGKLKMEKIGDLPFTFQNGGAIEKDGKLYVYTGKQAGQASNKFYSYDLTTKEVKELPPVPGETRTQSVSQLLNGELYVFGGGNSKAFVDGYKYNFDTNTWTEVAPVIIDGKEVSVLGANSVKLNDSEMMVIGGFNKQLWNDANYYLGNLKGEELANYKAKYFGADPYEFGWNRDILIYNASTNSWKSIGEIPFDAPCGEGLVLIDNKVFSINGEIKPGIRTDRVFTGTIINK
- a CDS encoding ATP-binding protein encodes the protein MLLRYIVENFKSIGKEIEFTMFPSKDIKDKKFISTLETRNGNWEVLKRAAFFGPNASGKSNFIKSLAFVKNFILEGQLSEKTIRIEQFKGNSEELDNKSLFQFMMYIDGEVYEYGFVIDRKQVYEEWLMILTEDDLKPIFKRETSKDGITKIELSECSKRFFNEDENEVARVLVKGFSEKQKNLLYLSKLNENANDIASKIIDWFKRIQIIFPTTKVQALPIRIKQDNLLREFISKKLEILDTGVTNVTVSEEKNSLEEIREKLRLPEEIVQDIEDTEHGIVVLNGKYYIFIEENGEKSFGQLKFEHKLENKIVDFDIDDESDGTQRVVDLLPMLFRLEEKKNTMYFIDELDRSLHTKISKYLIQYFLEANEGFNNQLFFTSHDINLLTLDDLIQDEIWFIEKNRLGETKLKPFSNFSIEEGQNALKDYLNGRFGAIPVIRSEKIW